One window from the genome of Carnobacteriaceae bacterium zg-84 encodes:
- a CDS encoding transposase, with product MSMLVVNGIKSMRETIKRVETDVAFRWFLNLPFSKPTPHYSTFSQNYIRRFQGTSVFEDIFNTIVHQAISHHLISGTALFTDSTHIKANANKNKFRNAVIEVVQERKRDLENEINAEREAIGKKPFHYTDKTISKTIKESTTDKESGYYHRDNKEKGFMYLDHRSVDGKHNFIVDCFITPGNVHDSVPYVSRLTHIIETFHFNVNCVALDSEYYKKDILKFLEEKKIFSVIGYRRFHRHPDHKFFRYDSSRDCFMDTRTGEIYIYRNIDRQGYKQYRISDNSNKRILRRAIDADVYDRCRERRLSTFGKALYKRRKETIERSFADSKQNHGYRNFSHFRNRILFMCKLYVPYTVPSTSLVA from the coding sequence GTGAGTATGTTGGTAGTGAATGGCATAAAATCCATGCGAGAAACCATTAAACGTGTCGAAACGGATGTAGCGTTTAGATGGTTTTTAAACCTCCCTTTCTCTAAACCTACCCCACATTATTCTACTTTCTCTCAAAATTATATTCGCCGTTTTCAAGGGACGTCTGTGTTTGAAGATATATTCAACACTATTGTACACCAAGCTATCTCACATCATTTAATTAGCGGCACAGCATTATTCACAGATTCCACACACATTAAAGCAAACGCCAATAAAAATAAATTTAGAAACGCTGTTATTGAAGTGGTTCAAGAACGTAAACGAGATTTAGAAAACGAAATCAACGCCGAACGAGAAGCTATTGGAAAAAAGCCGTTTCATTACACCGATAAAACCATCTCTAAAACTATTAAAGAAAGTACGACTGATAAAGAAAGTGGCTATTACCATCGGGATAATAAAGAAAAAGGATTTATGTACTTAGACCATCGTAGTGTAGATGGTAAACACAATTTTATTGTAGACTGCTTTATTACACCGGGGAACGTGCATGATAGTGTACCGTATGTGTCGCGATTAACACATATAATAGAAACATTTCATTTTAATGTGAATTGTGTCGCGTTAGATAGCGAATATTATAAAAAAGACATTTTAAAATTTTTAGAAGAGAAAAAGATATTTTCTGTGATTGGGTATAGACGTTTTCATCGTCATCCTGACCATAAGTTTTTTCGATATGATTCATCTAGAGATTGTTTTATGGATACACGTACGGGAGAAATTTATATCTACAGAAACATTGATAGACAAGGATATAAACAGTATCGTATAAGCGATAACAGTAATAAACGGATACTACGTCGAGCGATAGATGCTGATGTATACGATAGATGTCGTGAACGTCGATTATCTACGTTTGGGAAAGCACTATATAAACGACGGAAAGAAACGATTGAGCGTAGCTTTGCAGACTCTAAACAAAATCATGGGTATCGTAACTTTTCACATTTTAGAAATCGTATTTTATTCATGTGTAAGTTATATGTACCGTATACCGTACCATCTACTTCACTAGTTGCTTAA
- a CDS encoding transposase, which yields MFLQELRYAYRQRDFDLFMKVIHHIDPSLPEWFRKKFDIFKTYQNGIYQAFTTPYSNGITETINNHIKVIKRIAYGYRRFSYFRLRILIIQHHSQWQKKNVKKVVNG from the coding sequence GTGTTTCTACAAGAGTTGAGATATGCTTATAGACAGCGAGATTTTGATTTATTTATGAAGGTTATTCATCATATTGACCCGTCATTACCAGAGTGGTTTAGAAAGAAATTTGATATTTTTAAAACCTATCAGAATGGTATTTATCAAGCTTTTACCACACCTTATTCAAACGGTATCACAGAAACTATCAACAATCATATTAAAGTCATCAAACGCATTGCCTATGGCTACAGACGTTTTTCTTATTTTAGATTGCGTATTTTAATCATACAACACCATTCTCAGTGGCAGAAAAAGAATGTGAAAAAGGTAGTGAATGGTTAA
- a CDS encoding helix-turn-helix domain-containing protein, giving the protein MKIRLAEEMRFHQKVVKFTIKHKNNEETVRKYKISR; this is encoded by the coding sequence ATGAAAATAAGACTAGCAGAAGAAATGAGATTTCATCAAAAAGTTGTAAAATTCACAATAAAACATAAAAATAATGAAGAAACAGTTAGAAAATACAAAATAAGTAGATAA
- a CDS encoding IS30 family transposase, whose translation MQEYYNTKGKHITEKERYFIEKWKKEGKSNREIGRLLGKNHQTINNEIKRGLIDLSFHGGTKEYSAQKAQNDYRRLRLAVGRTDTWTVEKEALIREKIMDKYSPEMISQLPDMPSCTTIYTWVYKGWITGISRKHLLYPRKHKPLKSNEKRPPRKTNALSIEQRPQEINERKEIGHFEIDLVILNKKRGQQLLTLTDRKTRYEIIRLIPDKTAQSVNIALTSIQQDYLIRSLTADNGSEFLRLDEAITCPIYYAHPFSSYERGSNENANRLIRRWFPKGTTTVTPNEVTAVEQWMNRYPRKLFNYVCPYDLPEVANLLL comes from the coding sequence ATGCAAGAATACTATAACACAAAAGGCAAACATATAACAGAAAAAGAACGTTACTTCATCGAAAAATGGAAAAAAGAAGGTAAAAGCAATAGAGAAATCGGTCGATTATTGGGAAAAAATCACCAAACCATCAATAATGAAATCAAACGTGGACTTATCGATTTATCTTTTCATGGTGGCACTAAAGAATACTCTGCTCAAAAGGCACAAAACGATTATCGCCGTTTACGTTTAGCCGTAGGTAGAACAGATACGTGGACGGTAGAAAAAGAAGCCCTCATCAGAGAAAAAATCATGGATAAATATTCCCCTGAAATGATTAGTCAACTACCTGATATGCCCTCTTGTACAACGATTTACACATGGGTATACAAAGGATGGATTACAGGTATTTCGCGTAAACATTTACTTTATCCTAGAAAACATAAACCGCTAAAATCCAATGAAAAACGACCACCAAGAAAGACTAATGCACTCTCTATCGAACAGCGACCACAAGAGATTAACGAGAGAAAAGAAATTGGGCATTTTGAAATAGATTTAGTGATTTTAAACAAGAAACGTGGACAACAATTATTGACATTAACAGACAGAAAAACACGCTATGAAATTATTCGTCTGATTCCTGATAAAACGGCTCAAAGTGTGAATATCGCTTTGACGTCTATTCAACAAGACTATTTAATCCGCTCTTTAACAGCTGATAATGGTTCTGAATTTTTAAGATTAGACGAAGCCATCACTTGTCCTATTTATTATGCACATCCATTCTCTTCTTATGAACGAGGTAGCAACGAAAATGCAAATCGATTGATTAGACGATGGTTCCCAAAAGGCACAACAACCGTTACTCCTAACGAAGTAACGGCTGTTGAACAATGGATGAATCGTTATCCACGTAAATTATTTAACTATGTATGTCCTTATGATTTGCCTGAGGTGGCTAACTTACTATTGTAA
- a CDS encoding ISL3 family transposase, translating to MLVRIIHQHDFVYKSGQKKRNTCMIKSPQLNKEVFLMDYYTKKLLTLTDKSFIADEHWLEEKIINGIPHHFIKGTWTKPCHTCPHCHAKTLIKHGTYQTKTLLPKFRQIKTVLLLKRTRYRCKTCLKTCSSSCSLVDKHCCISKKLKQLIALDLTKNISRKHICQDHFVSDVTVQRVLDKYTKQVKPSFHYLPKVLCIDEFKSVTSHLGKMSFICVDGLTHRIIDVLPSRQLDHLITYFKQFSKKARHSVRYLVMDMNANYGKLIQKVFPNAVIVTDRFHIIQHIHRNLNTLRIKEMNTFKKEEKAYKHLKKYWKLLLKDAFDVNDTDYHYHQSFKTYLTHAQILDRLLDYSPVLKQAYEFLQE from the coding sequence GTGTTGGTGAGAATAATCCACCAACACGATTTTGTATATAAAAGTGGACAAAAAAAGAGAAATACCTGTATGATTAAATCACCACAATTAAACAAGGAGGTATTTCTCATGGATTATTATACAAAAAAATTATTGACATTAACAGATAAATCTTTCATAGCTGATGAACATTGGTTAGAAGAAAAAATAATAAATGGTATTCCACACCACTTTATTAAAGGCACTTGGACAAAGCCTTGCCACACCTGCCCACATTGTCATGCTAAAACACTCATCAAACATGGGACATATCAAACGAAAACATTATTACCAAAGTTTAGACAAATCAAAACTGTTTTACTTCTTAAAAGAACCCGTTATCGCTGTAAAACGTGTCTAAAAACCTGTTCTTCTTCGTGTTCTTTAGTCGATAAACATTGTTGTATTTCTAAAAAATTAAAACAACTTATCGCACTTGATTTAACGAAAAATATTTCAAGAAAACATATCTGCCAAGACCACTTTGTATCTGATGTGACCGTACAACGTGTCTTAGATAAATATACAAAACAAGTTAAACCGTCTTTTCATTATCTACCTAAGGTACTATGTATCGACGAATTTAAGTCTGTGACATCTCATTTAGGGAAGATGAGTTTCATCTGTGTAGACGGATTGACACACCGTATTATTGATGTGTTACCTAGTCGCCAATTAGACCATTTAATCACTTATTTTAAACAATTTTCTAAAAAAGCAAGACATAGCGTTCGCTATCTTGTTATGGATATGAATGCCAATTATGGCAAACTTATTCAGAAGGTTTTTCCTAATGCCGTTATTGTCACAGATAGATTTCATATCATACAACATATACATCGAAATTTAAATACACTACGTATAAAAGAAATGAACACCTTTAAAAAAGAAGAAAAGGCTTATAAACACTTAAAGAAATACTGGAAATTATTATTAAAAGATGCCTTTGATGTAAATGATACAGACTATCATTATCACCAATCCTTTAAAACATATCTGACACACGCACAAATCCTTGATAGATTATTAGACTATAGTCCTGTTTTAAAACAAGCATATGAGTTTCTACAAGAGTAG
- the grpE gene encoding nucleotide exchange factor GrpE: MSEETHQPEVEETVEQPTELSQEVTEEVVEKTEQELEIERLQQENDALADKVLRAQAELQNVQKRQAKERQDLLKYRSQKLAEELLPVLDNLERALAIEVADEQGQALKKGIEMAYSSFVAALQAENIEMVDALNQKFDPMYHQSVQVVPAQEGQEADTVVQVFQQGYKMHDRVIRPAMVVVSQ, translated from the coding sequence GTGTCAGAAGAAACACATCAACCTGAAGTAGAAGAAACTGTGGAGCAACCAACGGAATTATCGCAAGAAGTGACGGAAGAGGTTGTGGAAAAGACCGAACAAGAATTGGAAATCGAACGATTACAGCAAGAAAACGATGCGCTGGCAGATAAAGTGTTGCGTGCTCAAGCAGAATTACAAAATGTTCAAAAAAGACAAGCAAAAGAACGTCAAGATTTATTGAAATATCGTTCACAAAAATTAGCAGAAGAATTGTTACCAGTTTTGGATAACTTAGAAAGAGCATTGGCTATTGAAGTGGCTGATGAACAAGGGCAAGCGTTGAAAAAAGGTATTGAAATGGCATATTCAAGTTTTGTGGCTGCATTGCAAGCTGAAAATATTGAAATGGTAGATGCTTTAAATCAAAAATTTGATCCGATGTATCACCAATCTGTGCAAGTCGTTCCTGCTCAAGAAGGTCAAGAAGCAGATACGGTCGTACAAGTGTTTCAACAAGGTTATAAAATGCATGATAGAGTTATTCGTCCTGCAATGGTTGTCGTTTCACAATAG
- a CDS encoding DUF1542 domain-containing protein encodes MFYKQKDRFSIRKFKVGVGSVFLGSFLIMPPQVLANTLDTVKSALVTEVVSETSAGSFKKEVVEMSSDVKLYDSQTSEIKPVVSEKVEKEKTITLEDFKRMTPKEIKACTIEDFEQLNLTDEIVASLSLEQQKSLSLSKNFQDYNRKNLSLIERTNFRNGGPISGLIGGYGWNSKEGNDGNIAINAAKFEVLSFNPSSHTINVRVVFNSHHDRWKEPFYYVSIPKEVTRITSINFGTESNFTGWVDGNIIGDWVRGARVGDEKGGTRTYTPRIGNSIGGRIDSFDERWRDVIGWHVNDGNLKGDVKDMYDSIRARTGAIFSFEVAEGNKEYYLYYTATVDNSVRSIDDLAFVAGMKSKQPVSNNYARAWFKPVVRTTNPQPDSSNSAPTERTTTGTPKDVIMWKDTPTDKDIVITTPTGNVPKIYIAENDIGTKNHEQAFYSGNTRLIEELNSAKEFVLKEGSVLTSSSKNTFDNYTKVIKITNGRIESGTGLDVSKPFRLRTVYAPENITLNIGKESTNKVEFEEMILGYIKAPTDKFDKTNDISFTVEEIRNSQGESVETISKIKGKGNTIRILATINNESDDFNSGVSKTITVTLNLLDKEAAVSALAQQQEKANRTIDDNNNLSQEEKTKAKGKITKAIEVASRVIGNATDDNAINNAKNSGLEAIELEKTRAEAIGAINTAKDARDTQLDANNDLTPAERQAAKQKAQEAADAAKGEIDKATNTAAIESAKEAGETAISSSPVVSAKADAKKAIDEAKAEKARDIDNSSLKDKEAAKAELEKAAEAAKAAIDQADEAGLEKAKADGVASLDLPKAKAEAKEAIDTAKDARDTQLDANNDLTPAERQAAKQKAQEAADAAKGEIDKATNTAAIESAKEAGETAISSSPVVSAKADAKKAIDEAKAEKARDIDNSSLKDKEAAKAELEKAAEAAKAAIDQADEAGLEKAKADGVASLDLPKAKAEAKEAIDTAKDARDTQLDANNDLTPAERQAAKQKAQEAADAAKGEIDKATNTAAIESAKEAGETAISSSPVVSAKADAKKPSMRQKPRKQETSTTLV; translated from the coding sequence ATGTTTTATAAGCAAAAAGATCGATTTTCTATTCGGAAATTTAAGGTAGGTGTAGGATCTGTATTTTTAGGTTCTTTTTTGATAATGCCACCGCAAGTATTGGCGAATACACTTGATACTGTTAAATCTGCCCTTGTAACAGAAGTAGTATCAGAGACGAGCGCTGGCTCATTTAAAAAAGAAGTCGTAGAGATGTCTTCAGATGTAAAATTATATGACAGTCAAACTTCAGAAATAAAACCAGTAGTTTCTGAAAAAGTAGAAAAAGAAAAAACAATAACCTTAGAAGACTTTAAAAGAATGACACCAAAAGAAATCAAGGCATGTACTATTGAAGACTTTGAACAATTAAACCTTACAGATGAAATAGTAGCAAGTCTATCACTTGAACAACAAAAATCCTTGAGTTTGTCTAAAAACTTTCAAGACTACAACAGAAAGAACCTATCACTTATTGAAAGAACAAACTTTCGTAATGGAGGACCTATATCTGGATTAATAGGAGGCTATGGATGGAATAGTAAAGAAGGAAATGATGGTAATATAGCGATTAATGCTGCTAAGTTTGAAGTTCTTTCGTTTAATCCTAGTAGCCATACAATTAATGTAAGAGTAGTATTTAATTCACATCATGATAGATGGAAAGAACCATTCTATTACGTGTCAATTCCGAAAGAAGTTACCCGTATTACAAGTATTAATTTCGGTACTGAAAGTAATTTTACTGGATGGGTAGATGGAAATATAATTGGAGATTGGGTAAGAGGAGCAAGAGTTGGTGATGAAAAAGGAGGCACTAGAACTTATACACCTAGAATTGGTAATTCTATAGGTGGTCGAATAGATAGCTTTGATGAGCGTTGGCGAGATGTAATTGGATGGCATGTAAATGATGGAAATCTAAAAGGTGATGTAAAAGATATGTACGATTCTATCAGAGCTAGAACAGGAGCAATTTTTTCATTTGAAGTAGCAGAAGGTAATAAGGAGTACTATCTTTACTATACAGCTACAGTGGACAATAGCGTAAGAAGTATAGACGATCTTGCTTTTGTAGCTGGGATGAAGTCTAAGCAACCAGTATCAAACAATTATGCTCGTGCATGGTTTAAACCTGTTGTAAGAACAACAAATCCACAACCAGATTCATCAAATTCAGCACCAACAGAAAGAACCACTACGGGAACTCCAAAAGATGTAATCATGTGGAAAGATACACCAACAGACAAAGATATTGTAATCACAACACCAACAGGTAATGTCCCTAAAATTTATATAGCTGAAAATGATATTGGTACTAAAAATCATGAACAAGCATTTTACAGTGGAAATACTCGCCTTATTGAAGAGTTGAATAGCGCTAAAGAGTTTGTTTTAAAAGAAGGAAGTGTTTTAACTTCAAGTTCAAAAAATACATTTGATAATTACACTAAAGTTATTAAAATAACTAATGGGAGAATTGAAAGTGGTACAGGACTAGATGTTAGTAAACCATTTAGACTAAGAACTGTTTATGCACCAGAGAATATAACTTTAAATATTGGTAAAGAATCTACTAACAAAGTTGAATTTGAGGAAATGATTTTGGGATATATTAAAGCTCCTACTGATAAATTCGATAAAACAAATGATATTAGCTTTACAGTAGAAGAAATACGAAATTCTCAAGGTGAGTCAGTTGAAACTATTAGTAAAATAAAAGGAAAAGGCAATACTATTAGAATTTTAGCTACAATAAATAATGAGAGTGATGATTTTAACTCTGGTGTATCTAAAACTATAACTGTAACTTTAAATCTATTAGATAAGGAAGCAGCAGTAAGTGCTTTAGCACAACAACAAGAAAAAGCAAATAGAACAATTGATGATAATAACAATCTATCACAAGAAGAAAAAACAAAAGCAAAAGGAAAAATAACAAAAGCAATAGAAGTAGCATCAAGAGTGATTGGAAATGCAACAGATGATAATGCAATAAACAATGCAAAAAATAGTGGACTAGAAGCTATTGAATTAGAAAAAACAAGAGCAGAAGCTATAGGTGCAATAAATACAGCCAAAGACGCAAGAGACACACAACTTGATGCCAACAATGACCTAACACCGGCAGAAAGACAAGCAGCAAAACAAAAAGCACAAGAAGCAGCTGACGCAGCAAAAGGCGAAATCGATAAAGCAACAAACACAGCAGCCATCGAAAGTGCAAAAGAAGCAGGGGAAACAGCCATTTCCTCTTCACCAGTCGTATCAGCCAAAGCAGACGCTAAAAAAGCCATCGATGAGGCAAAAGCCGAGAAAGCAAGAGACATCGACAACTCTAGTCTAAAAGACAAAGAAGCAGCTAAAGCTGAACTAGAAAAAGCAGCAGAAGCAGCGAAGGCAGCCATCGATCAAGCAGACGAAGCAGGACTTGAAAAAGCCAAAGCAGACGGCGTAGCGTCACTAGACTTACCGAAAGCCAAAGCAGAAGCCAAAGAAGCCATCGATACAGCCAAAGACGCAAGAGACACACAACTTGATGCCAACAATGACCTAACACCGGCAGAAAGACAAGCAGCAAAACAAAAAGCACAAGAAGCAGCTGACGCAGCAAAAGGCGAAATCGATAAAGCAACAAACACAGCAGCCATCGAAAGTGCAAAAGAAGCAGGGGAAACAGCCATTTCCTCTTCACCAGTCGTATCAGCCAAAGCAGACGCTAAAAAAGCCATCGATGAGGCAAAAGCCGAGAAAGCAAGAGACATCGACAACTCTAGTCTAAAAGACAAAGAAGCAGCTAAAGCTGAACTAGAAAAAGCAGCAGAAGCAGCGAAGGCAGCCATCGATCAAGCAGACGAAGCAGGACTTGAAAAAGCCAAAGCAGACGGCGTAGCGTCACTAGACTTACCGAAAGCCAAAGCAGAAGCCAAAGAAGCCATCGATACAGCCAAAGACGCAAGAGACACACAACTTGATGCCAACAATGACCTAACACCGGCAGAAAGACAAGCAGCAAAACAAAAAGCACAAGAAGCAGCTGACGCAGCAAAAGGCGAAATCGATAAAGCAACAAACACAGCAGCCATCGAAAGTGCAAAAGAAGCAGGGGAAACAGCCATTTCCTCTTCACCAGTCGTATCAGCCAAAGCAGACGCTAAAAAGCCATCGATGAGGCAAAAGCCGAGAAAGCAAGAGACATCGACAACTCTAGTCTAA
- a CDS encoding IS30 family transposase → MPSCTTIYTWVYKGWITGISRKHLLYPRKTKPITSTEKRPPRKANALSIEQRPQEINERKEIGHFEIDLVILNKKRGQQLLTLTDRKTRYEIIRLIPDKTAQSVNTALTSIQQDYLIRSLTADNGSEFLRLDEAITCPIYDAHPFSSYERGSNENANRLIRRWFPKGTTTVTPNEVTAVEQWINRYPRKLFNYVCPYDLPEVANLLL, encoded by the coding sequence ATGCCCTCTTGTACAACGATTTACACATGGGTATACAAAGGATGGATTACAGGTATTTCGCGTAAACATTTACTTTATCCTAGAAAAACTAAACCGATAACATCAACTGAAAAACGACCACCAAGAAAGGCTAATGCCCTCTCTATCGAACAGCGACCACAAGAGATTAACGAGAGAAAAGAAATCGGACATTTTGAAATAGATTTAGTGATTTTAAACAAGAAACGTGGACAACAATTATTGACATTAACAGACAGAAAAACACGCTATGAAATCATTCGTCTGATTCCTGATAAAACGGCTCAAAGTGTGAATACCGCTTTGACGTCTATTCAACAAGACTATTTAATCCGCTCTTTAACAGCTGATAATGGTTCTGAATTTTTAAGATTAGACGAAGCCATCACTTGTCCTATTTATGATGCACATCCATTCTCTTCTTATGAACGAGGTAGTAACGAAAATGCAAATCGATTGATTAGACGATGGTTCCCAAAAGGCACAACAACCGTTACTCCTAACGAAGTAACGGCTGTTGAACAATGGATAAATCGTTATCCACGTAAATTATTTAACTATGTATGTCCTTATGATTTGCCTGAGGTGGCTAACTTACTATTGTAA
- the hrcA gene encoding heat-inducible transcription repressor HrcA, producing the protein MLTERQLKILQLIIRLYAEQQEPVGSKTLLKEADLPFSSATIRNEMMKLEELGFLEKTHSSSGRIPSVLGYRFYVDNMLPAVQTANIQPQELTDIRQTLRHRYHEISEIVDISAKMLSNLTNYTTIVLGPETRQSKLTGFRLVPLSDTQVMAILVTDKGMVENRIFNIPASIIHDDLEKIVRILNDELVGLYLSEVYDKLQYDIPQLIRQNISEQFDILPILQELMTKMETDRMFIAGKTNLFDYIDYENSRTNLKNLYNMIENSSDLYQLMSPTHQGVDIKFGSELNHEAFKDLSFVTTTYETNNGKGVIALIGPTNMSYARVVGLMNALSEELSGSINQYFDDLDI; encoded by the coding sequence ATGCTAACCGAACGTCAATTAAAAATATTGCAGTTAATTATTCGATTGTATGCTGAACAACAAGAACCTGTCGGTTCTAAAACATTATTAAAAGAAGCTGATTTACCGTTTAGTTCTGCAACGATTCGAAATGAAATGATGAAATTGGAAGAATTGGGTTTTTTAGAAAAAACACATTCTTCATCGGGACGTATTCCATCAGTTTTAGGGTATCGTTTTTATGTTGATAATATGTTACCGGCTGTTCAAACAGCCAATATTCAACCACAAGAGTTAACAGATATTCGACAAACATTAAGACATCGGTATCATGAAATTAGTGAAATTGTGGATATATCAGCAAAAATGTTATCTAATTTAACCAATTATACAACTATTGTTTTAGGTCCTGAAACAAGACAAAGTAAGTTGACTGGTTTTAGATTGGTGCCATTAAGTGATACACAAGTAATGGCTATTTTGGTAACGGATAAAGGAATGGTTGAAAATCGTATTTTTAATATTCCGGCAAGCATTATACACGATGACTTAGAAAAAATTGTCCGTATTTTAAATGATGAATTGGTGGGTTTATATTTATCCGAAGTTTATGATAAATTACAATACGATATTCCACAACTCATTCGACAAAATATTTCAGAGCAGTTTGATATTTTACCAATTTTACAAGAATTGATGACTAAAATGGAAACAGATCGCATGTTTATTGCTGGAAAAACCAATTTATTTGATTACATAGATTATGAAAATAGTCGGACAAATTTAAAAAACTTATACAATATGATTGAAAATTCGAGTGATTTGTATCAGTTAATGTCACCGACACATCAAGGTGTGGATATTAAATTTGGTTCAGAGTTAAATCATGAAGCGTTTAAAGATTTAAGTTTTGTGACGACAACTTATGAAACGAACAATGGGAAAGGTGTTATTGCTTTGATTGGGCCGACAAATATGTCGTATGCACGTGTTGTTGGTTTGATGAATGCGTTAAGCGAAGAGTTATCGGGTAGCATCAACCAGTATTTTGATGATTTAGATATATAA